The following are encoded together in the Flavihumibacter fluvii genome:
- a CDS encoding AI-2E family transporter produces MEPIRLPFYLKLTVILFMLGLIILLIILGQEILVPICFSILLAMLILPAVNYLQRKKCGGVISIAIPLLLSIIGISAVVYFLSNQIGDFLDDIPTIKKQLSEHYITLQKWVRTNFNVSIRDQNKFVTKATEKMGESGMALGQTFFSATKILFVAFLLPVYTFLILYYRVMIKNFLLHVFGKEYETKVYGVLQESKSIVQQYMVGLMIELAIVAAINMAGFFMIGIKYAIFLAVFAAILNMIPYIGMIIATVFCMAVTLTSSHFLADVLWVGGILVLVQFIDNNIIMPKVVSNKVKINALISIIGVLIGGTIAGVSGMFLSIPGIAILKAIFERVEGLEPWGMLLGDDITGTNQQSLRARWMQLWKKDPAAFTLEIPEDNAADNSSIAPPR; encoded by the coding sequence ATGGAACCTATCCGACTGCCTTTTTACCTGAAACTGACGGTTATTCTTTTTATGCTGGGGCTCATCATCCTGCTCATCATACTTGGGCAGGAAATCCTGGTACCGATCTGTTTTTCCATATTGTTGGCTATGCTGATCTTACCAGCTGTGAATTATTTGCAGCGGAAGAAATGCGGCGGCGTTATTTCTATCGCCATCCCGCTGTTATTGTCCATTATCGGGATCTCGGCGGTAGTGTATTTTTTATCCAACCAGATCGGCGATTTCCTGGATGATATCCCAACCATCAAAAAGCAGTTGAGTGAACACTATATCACTTTGCAAAAATGGGTACGGACCAACTTCAATGTGAGTATCCGGGACCAGAATAAATTTGTAACAAAGGCAACGGAGAAAATGGGTGAATCGGGCATGGCATTGGGACAGACTTTTTTCTCGGCCACTAAAATATTGTTCGTCGCTTTCCTTTTACCCGTTTATACCTTTCTGATCCTGTACTACCGGGTGATGATCAAGAATTTTTTATTGCATGTATTTGGAAAGGAATATGAAACAAAAGTGTATGGCGTGTTACAGGAATCGAAGAGCATCGTCCAGCAATATATGGTAGGATTGATGATCGAACTGGCCATTGTTGCAGCGATCAATATGGCGGGCTTTTTTATGATTGGTATCAAGTATGCGATATTCCTGGCCGTGTTTGCGGCGATATTGAATATGATCCCCTATATCGGGATGATCATCGCCACGGTATTTTGTATGGCGGTGACGCTCACCAGTTCGCATTTCCTGGCCGACGTATTGTGGGTTGGTGGGATATTGGTACTGGTGCAGTTTATCGATAACAATATCATCATGCCGAAAGTGGTGAGCAATAAAGTAAAGATCAATGCCCTGATCTCGATTATAGGGGTGTTGATCGGCGGTACCATCGCAGGTGTTTCCGGCATGTTCCTTTCGATACCGGGCATTGCCATCCTGAAAGCTATATTTGAAAGGGTAGAAGGACTGGAGCCCTGGGGTATGCTTTTGGGGGATGATATCACTGGTACCAACCAGCAATCTTTACGGGCCAGGTGGATGCAGTTGTGGAAGAAAGACCCCGCAGCCTTTACCCTGGAAATACCGGAGGACAATGCGGCAGACAATTCTTCCATCGCCCCACCAAGATAA
- a CDS encoding ABC transporter permease gives MLLNYIKIAWRNIVKSKAYSAINIGGLALGMAVTILIGLWIWDELSYDKYHQHYDRIVRVMQHQSFNGEIGSQFSNPAVLAQEIRNKYPSDFRYVLQSSWNFQHTLALGQKKLLKSGSFIEPEITELLSLKMLKGTRGGLKEPYSILLSESVARAFFGDENPLDKTLKLDNKADLKVTGVYEDLPYNTSFRELTYIMPWELYLVQNPWIKAMENPWGSNFTQTFALMADNADIDLVSRKIHDVKLKASGPREARFKPVIFLHPMKKWHLYADFKNGINTGGRIQYVWLFGIIGMFVLLLACINFMNLSTARSEKRAREVGVRKAIGSARSQLIAQFFSESFLVVFLAFVFSIIIVLLLLPAFNQLADKKLSVLWMNPIFWLMGLLVCLFTGLIAGSYPALYLSSFQPVKVLKGTFRVGRFAAMPRKVLVVLQFSVSVILIIGTIVVYQQIQHAKNRPVGYNKESMVFTTVNDEIHKKFDAIRNELKNNGTIIEMAESGSPATEVWNSNGGFNWEGKDPNQSVNFPNNAVSYDFGKVLGWQIKEGRDFSRDFATDSSAFILNESAVKFIGLKDPVGKVIQWNDKPYTIIGIVKDMLVESPYEPIKASLWHLSSEVENVITLKINPKLSAAAALAKIDKTFSTYDPATSFEFNFVDEEFAKKFGEEERIGKLASCFAILAVLISCLGLFGLASFVAEQRTKEIGVRKVLGASVANLWQMLSKDFVFLVLIACVIAVPVAWFGMHQWLQKYDYQTPIRWWVFGSAISGALLITLLTVSFQAVKAALANPIKSLRTE, from the coding sequence ATGCTATTGAACTACATTAAAATTGCCTGGCGCAATATCGTAAAAAGTAAAGCTTACAGTGCGATCAATATAGGCGGACTGGCACTTGGAATGGCCGTAACCATCTTAATTGGTTTATGGATCTGGGATGAATTATCCTATGATAAATACCACCAGCATTATGACCGGATTGTACGGGTGATGCAGCACCAGAGTTTCAATGGGGAAATAGGCAGTCAATTTTCCAATCCGGCTGTACTGGCGCAGGAGATTCGTAATAAGTACCCCAGTGATTTCAGGTACGTATTACAATCGTCGTGGAATTTCCAGCATACCCTGGCATTAGGACAGAAGAAATTATTGAAATCGGGTTCTTTTATTGAGCCGGAAATTACCGAGTTATTGTCTTTGAAAATGCTGAAAGGCACGCGGGGCGGATTAAAAGAACCATATTCCATCCTTTTGTCGGAATCGGTGGCCAGGGCCTTTTTCGGTGATGAGAACCCATTAGACAAGACCCTGAAGTTAGACAATAAGGCAGACCTGAAAGTGACCGGGGTTTATGAAGACCTGCCGTATAATACCAGTTTCAGGGAGCTCACCTATATTATGCCCTGGGAATTATACCTGGTCCAGAATCCATGGATAAAAGCCATGGAGAATCCATGGGGAAGTAATTTCACACAGACCTTTGCTTTGATGGCAGATAATGCTGATATTGACCTGGTGTCCAGGAAAATTCATGATGTGAAATTAAAAGCATCGGGCCCGCGTGAAGCCAGGTTTAAGCCCGTCATCTTTTTACATCCGATGAAGAAATGGCATTTATATGCTGATTTTAAAAACGGGATCAATACCGGCGGCCGGATACAATATGTTTGGTTGTTTGGTATTATTGGGATGTTTGTGTTATTGCTGGCCTGCATCAATTTCATGAACCTGAGTACAGCGCGTTCAGAGAAGCGGGCGCGTGAAGTAGGCGTACGAAAGGCGATAGGATCTGCGCGCAGCCAATTGATCGCACAGTTTTTCAGCGAATCATTCTTAGTGGTATTCCTGGCTTTTGTTTTCTCGATCATTATTGTATTGTTGTTATTGCCGGCCTTCAACCAACTGGCTGATAAAAAATTATCGGTATTATGGATGAACCCCATATTCTGGCTGATGGGATTATTGGTTTGTTTGTTTACGGGCCTGATCGCGGGAAGCTATCCGGCGTTGTACCTGTCCTCCTTCCAGCCGGTAAAAGTGTTGAAGGGAACCTTCAGGGTGGGCCGTTTTGCAGCAATGCCCAGGAAGGTTTTGGTGGTGTTACAGTTTTCCGTATCTGTGATATTGATCATCGGGACCATCGTGGTATACCAGCAAATACAGCACGCTAAAAACAGGCCTGTGGGATACAATAAAGAGAGCATGGTATTTACAACAGTGAATGATGAGATCCACAAAAAATTTGATGCCATCAGGAATGAATTGAAAAACAATGGAACGATTATAGAGATGGCAGAGTCTGGCAGTCCGGCTACCGAAGTCTGGAATTCCAATGGCGGTTTCAACTGGGAAGGCAAGGACCCGAACCAGTCGGTGAATTTCCCCAACAATGCGGTGTCTTATGATTTCGGAAAAGTATTGGGTTGGCAGATCAAGGAAGGCCGTGATTTTTCGCGTGATTTTGCAACCGATTCAAGTGCATTTATCCTGAACGAATCGGCGGTAAAATTCATTGGACTGAAAGATCCGGTAGGTAAGGTTATTCAATGGAATGATAAGCCCTACACCATTATCGGGATTGTAAAAGACATGCTGGTAGAGTCGCCGTATGAACCCATCAAGGCTTCGTTATGGCATTTGTCTTCAGAGGTAGAGAATGTCATCACCCTTAAAATAAACCCGAAATTATCAGCAGCTGCTGCATTGGCGAAGATTGATAAAACATTTTCAACGTATGATCCGGCAACATCCTTTGAGTTCAATTTTGTAGATGAAGAGTTTGCCAAGAAATTCGGGGAAGAAGAAAGAATTGGAAAGCTGGCCAGTTGCTTCGCCATTTTGGCTGTATTGATCTCCTGCCTGGGGTTATTTGGGTTAGCTTCTTTTGTAGCTGAACAACGCACGAAAGAGATCGGTGTGCGCAAGGTATTAGGGGCAAGTGTGGCCAATTTATGGCAGATGTTGTCGAAGGACTTTGTTTTCCTGGTACTCATTGCCTGCGTGATTGCTGTGCCTGTTGCCTGGTTTGGTATGCACCAATGGTTACAGAAATACGATTACCAGACGCCCATCCGTTGGTGGGTATTTGGTTCGGCCATATCCGGTGCATTGCTGATCACTTTGCTGACAGTAAGTTTCCAGGCAGTGAAAGCGGCACTGGCCAATCCGATCAAAAGTTTACGGACGGAATAA
- a CDS encoding FAD-dependent oxidoreductase gives MKLPYIIIVDDDTQVLRAIQRDIRNEYRDEYKVAATDSAVEALELIRELKLKQEDVAIFITDQRMPEMEGITFLEKANEIFPDAKKILLTAYSDIEAAIKAINTVKLDYYLLKPWHPAEEKLFPVVNDLLNEWQALYKPDVDAIRIIGFQWSPKSHQLKEFLSGNLVPFTWMDIEHHPDAEKYLLSAGVTPTDLPLVVFRDGAFMTDPALSELAKKVGLQQKANREMYDVLIIGGGPAGLAASVYGSCEGLKTLLIEKSNPGGQASSSARIENYLGFPNGLSGAELSQRAITQTLRFGTEILTPQEVKNITLQDGYKITELMDGTVVHSKAIVIATGVAYKKLEIPGLDRFTGAGVYYGAAAVEAQACRNEDIYIVGGGNSACQAAMYMSKFARSVNILIRRDALSQVAANYLVENISKTPNIQVIPHTDVIACSGSTILETITLKNSETGEEKTVPAKALFIYIGTKPGTGWLNDIVLKDEKGFILSGSDVTKDQAYPMLWKLNREPFLPETSVPGIFASGDVRYGALTGISSAVGEGAMAIRFVRKYLQEV, from the coding sequence ATGAAACTTCCCTATATCATAATCGTAGATGATGACACCCAGGTATTACGTGCCATCCAGCGCGATATCAGGAATGAATACCGCGATGAATATAAAGTGGCTGCCACAGATTCTGCCGTCGAGGCCCTCGAACTGATCCGTGAATTGAAACTCAAACAGGAAGATGTCGCCATATTTATCACAGACCAGCGGATGCCCGAAATGGAAGGCATCACCTTTCTCGAGAAAGCCAATGAGATCTTTCCGGATGCCAAAAAGATCCTGCTTACCGCTTATTCTGATATAGAAGCTGCCATCAAAGCCATCAATACCGTAAAACTGGATTACTACCTGCTGAAACCCTGGCATCCTGCAGAAGAAAAACTTTTCCCGGTAGTGAATGACCTGTTGAATGAATGGCAGGCCCTGTACAAACCCGATGTCGATGCTATCCGTATCATCGGTTTTCAATGGTCCCCAAAATCACACCAGCTGAAAGAATTCCTCTCCGGGAATTTGGTGCCCTTTACCTGGATGGATATTGAACATCATCCGGATGCAGAAAAATACCTGTTGAGTGCCGGTGTGACCCCAACCGACCTGCCCCTGGTTGTTTTCAGGGATGGTGCTTTCATGACCGACCCCGCGCTTAGTGAACTGGCTAAAAAGGTTGGCCTCCAGCAAAAAGCCAACCGGGAAATGTATGATGTGCTGATCATTGGAGGGGGTCCGGCCGGATTGGCAGCTTCTGTTTATGGCTCCTGCGAAGGGCTTAAAACCCTGCTCATCGAAAAAAGTAATCCGGGCGGACAAGCCAGCAGCAGCGCGCGCATCGAGAATTACCTCGGCTTCCCCAATGGATTATCAGGGGCTGAGCTGAGTCAAAGGGCCATCACGCAGACCTTGCGCTTCGGCACAGAGATCCTTACCCCCCAGGAGGTGAAAAATATTACCCTGCAGGACGGGTACAAGATCACGGAACTAATGGATGGCACTGTGGTCCACAGTAAAGCCATTGTTATTGCTACAGGGGTGGCCTATAAAAAACTGGAGATACCCGGACTGGATCGCTTTACTGGTGCCGGTGTATATTATGGTGCTGCAGCCGTTGAGGCCCAGGCCTGTCGCAATGAGGATATTTATATTGTAGGCGGCGGCAATTCTGCCTGCCAGGCTGCCATGTATATGAGTAAGTTCGCCAGGTCAGTCAATATCCTTATCCGCCGGGATGCCCTTTCACAGGTAGCTGCCAATTACCTGGTGGAAAATATCAGCAAAACCCCAAACATCCAGGTGATTCCCCATACCGATGTTATCGCCTGCTCAGGCTCAACTATCCTGGAAACCATCACCCTCAAAAATTCAGAAACTGGTGAAGAAAAAACGGTGCCTGCAAAAGCGCTGTTCATTTATATTGGAACCAAACCCGGTACCGGCTGGCTCAACGATATCGTGCTCAAGGATGAAAAGGGTTTTATCCTGAGTGGCAGCGATGTTACCAAAGACCAGGCATATCCGATGCTGTGGAAACTGAACCGTGAACCCTTCCTTCCGGAAACCAGCGTTCCCGGAATTTTCGCCTCCGGCGATGTGCGGTATGGCGCACTTACCGGCATCTCTTCTGCCGTTGGGGAAGGTGCCATGGCGATCCGGTTTGTCCGGAAATACCTGCAGGAGGTGTAA
- a CDS encoding arylsulfatase has protein sequence MNQRKIFTCCLCVILALTITGCQPAEQKSEPGAAAMTSAGEPDRTILPFPDPGFSGTIDSNAVASKPDFPVMPSAPKGAPNVIIIMTDDVGYGASSTFGGPIATPTFDKLAANGLRYNQFHTTALCSPTRAALISGRNHHNVASGVITEMATGFPGYNSLVPKSAASVGEILKQNGYNTSWWGKMHNVPDWMSSTAGPFDLWPSGLGFEYFYGFIGGDANQWRPALYENTTPIDPYIGKKDYILDKDLADRAINYISKQNSLAPDKPFFMYYCTGTAHAPHHAPKDWIEKYKGKFDGGWDATRTATMERQKAQGLIPKNTQLTTRPDGIPAWESLSADQKKVYARFMEVYAGALSYADYNIGRVIDAVEKTGELDNTIIIYIMGDNGASAEGTPQGTTNEVATAANGLTEDLSFLLSVYDKIGGPETYNHYSYGWAHAMNTPFQWTKQVASHFGGTRNGLVISYPKGIKEKGAIRSQFHHVIDIVPTILDVTGLPEPKRVNGIDQKPMDGTSMAYTFNDATGPSKRNTQYFELVGNRAIYHDGWVAATTPYRLPWQTVGGSTDFPTRDYKWELYNIAEDYSEANNLAAKNPEKLKELQALFYEEAKKNNVLPLDASFAERADPAIRPSLTKGRKNFEYYEGSIRIPEGSAPDFKNKSWSINAEVEGGNNGVLATLGGYFGGFALLVKNGKPMFIYRVSNQPQHMFMIQGPQALSKGHHTINIDFAYDGGGLGKGATVALMVDGKKVAEGKMPVTVGLRFSLDETWDIGEDTGTPLDFKTYDVPFKYNGELQKITVTYK, from the coding sequence ATGAACCAGCGCAAAATTTTTACCTGTTGCTTATGTGTAATACTGGCACTGACCATCACCGGATGCCAGCCTGCTGAACAAAAATCTGAACCTGGCGCTGCCGCAATGACTTCCGCCGGTGAACCGGATCGTACTATCCTGCCATTTCCTGATCCTGGTTTCAGCGGAACGATCGACAGCAATGCTGTAGCCTCCAAACCCGATTTTCCGGTAATGCCTTCCGCACCCAAAGGTGCCCCTAACGTGATCATCATTATGACCGACGATGTTGGCTATGGCGCATCCAGCACATTCGGCGGTCCGATTGCGACCCCAACCTTCGATAAACTGGCTGCCAACGGCCTCCGGTACAACCAGTTCCATACCACCGCCTTGTGCTCGCCTACCCGCGCTGCACTTATCTCGGGCCGCAACCACCACAATGTGGCCAGCGGGGTGATCACAGAAATGGCTACCGGCTTTCCCGGCTATAACAGCCTGGTACCGAAAAGCGCCGCCAGCGTTGGCGAGATCCTGAAACAAAACGGCTACAATACTTCCTGGTGGGGTAAGATGCACAATGTGCCCGATTGGATGAGCAGCACAGCCGGTCCATTCGACCTCTGGCCCTCCGGACTCGGTTTCGAATATTTCTATGGCTTCATCGGTGGCGATGCCAACCAGTGGCGCCCTGCCCTCTATGAGAACACCACTCCCATTGATCCGTACATTGGTAAAAAAGATTATATCCTCGACAAAGACCTTGCCGACCGTGCCATCAATTATATCAGTAAACAAAATTCGCTGGCGCCCGACAAACCTTTCTTCATGTATTATTGCACGGGAACAGCACATGCGCCACACCATGCGCCAAAGGACTGGATTGAAAAATACAAAGGCAAATTCGATGGTGGCTGGGATGCTACCCGCACAGCTACCATGGAGCGGCAAAAAGCCCAGGGCTTGATTCCAAAGAACACCCAGCTCACCACAAGGCCCGATGGCATTCCGGCCTGGGAATCCCTTTCTGCCGATCAGAAAAAAGTCTATGCCCGGTTCATGGAAGTCTATGCCGGTGCACTCTCCTATGCAGATTACAATATCGGCCGCGTGATCGATGCTGTTGAAAAAACCGGCGAGCTCGATAACACCATCATCATTTATATCATGGGCGACAATGGCGCCAGCGCTGAAGGCACGCCCCAGGGAACAACAAATGAAGTGGCTACTGCTGCCAACGGTTTAACGGAAGACCTCAGTTTCCTATTATCGGTCTACGATAAAATTGGCGGTCCAGAAACCTATAACCACTATTCTTACGGTTGGGCCCATGCGATGAACACACCGTTCCAGTGGACCAAACAGGTGGCTTCCCATTTCGGCGGTACCCGCAATGGCCTGGTCATCAGTTATCCAAAAGGCATCAAGGAAAAAGGCGCCATCCGTTCCCAGTTCCACCATGTGATTGATATCGTTCCAACCATATTAGATGTCACCGGGCTCCCTGAACCGAAAAGGGTCAACGGCATCGACCAAAAGCCAATGGATGGAACAAGTATGGCCTATACCTTCAACGATGCAACCGGACCGTCTAAAAGGAATACCCAGTATTTTGAACTCGTGGGTAACCGCGCTATTTACCACGACGGCTGGGTAGCTGCTACAACCCCTTACAGGCTACCCTGGCAAACCGTCGGGGGTTCCACCGATTTCCCCACCCGCGATTACAAATGGGAGCTATACAATATTGCCGAAGACTATAGTGAAGCTAACAACCTGGCGGCCAAAAATCCGGAAAAGCTAAAAGAACTGCAGGCCCTTTTTTATGAAGAAGCAAAAAAGAATAATGTGCTTCCGCTTGACGCTTCTTTCGCCGAACGCGCCGACCCGGCCATCCGACCGAGCCTGACCAAAGGCCGCAAGAATTTTGAATATTATGAGGGTTCTATTAGGATTCCCGAAGGCTCAGCACCTGATTTTAAAAATAAGTCCTGGTCCATCAATGCCGAAGTTGAAGGCGGCAACAATGGTGTGCTGGCTACATTAGGTGGTTATTTCGGTGGATTCGCCTTATTGGTGAAGAATGGAAAACCGATGTTCATATACAGGGTCTCCAACCAGCCCCAGCACATGTTTATGATCCAGGGCCCACAGGCATTATCAAAAGGCCACCATACCATCAATATTGATTTTGCTTATGATGGTGGCGGTTTGGGTAAAGGCGCAACAGTAGCTTTAATGGTCGATGGGAAGAAAGTTGCCGAAGGAAAAATGCCAGTAACCGTAGGCTTGCGTTTCTCCCTGGATGAAACCTGGGATATCGGGGAAGATACCGGCACCCCGCTGGATTTTAAAACTTATGATGTGCCGTTCAAATACAACGGCGAACTGCAGAAAATTACAGTTACCTATAAATAA
- a CDS encoding L,D-transpeptidase family protein, whose protein sequence is MYIFRMTIVLMLLSGMLVQCKGNEGSKAIATVTDSLGKQAGRDTLIEAIPQPLSGIVFDSTAITGFLKTYPEFKSFANDIQVFYRNRSYNYAWFDQEGLTDPANMLLNKIQQETIDGIAVKAPYPDSLQNMFHTGDFTERPEHRKPDAYAELMLTGQYLLLAKKVWAGAYSKNLETIGWNVPRKKLSYYELLEKSMDAKNVHDIENEILNPEYLALRAALKKYQELEKQAPGSVSIGKLRKSLRPGDTSSVLPKVRQRLNLFGYLDEPNGGIEYDAALVPAVNRYKKSVGLKQDSLVTNEMLAALSIPVKKRIEQILVNLERFRWMPNHSKSDEFIFVNIPGYKLRYFENGKQVWDCNVVVGKTMNKTVIFSGMMQYVVMSPYWYVPQSIIQKEVKPGMKRNPNYLASHHMEWNGGNVRQTPGPHNSLGRVKFIFPNANNIYLHDTPSKSLFDKDARAFSHGCVRVSKPRDLALRILRNDPNWPPEKIDAAMAGTTEKTATLKKKIPVVIAYFTAFVESDGDVNFRDDVYQRDARLLKLISE, encoded by the coding sequence ATGTATATTTTTCGCATGACCATTGTGTTGATGCTGCTTTCCGGCATGCTGGTGCAGTGTAAGGGTAATGAGGGGAGCAAGGCGATAGCCACCGTTACGGATTCCCTGGGAAAACAAGCAGGTAGGGATACCTTAATCGAGGCAATACCCCAACCGCTTTCCGGGATTGTATTTGACAGTACCGCAATTACCGGTTTCCTGAAAACATACCCGGAGTTTAAAAGCTTCGCCAATGATATCCAGGTATTTTACAGGAACCGATCTTATAATTACGCCTGGTTTGATCAGGAAGGATTAACTGATCCGGCCAATATGTTGCTGAACAAGATCCAGCAGGAGACCATTGACGGCATTGCGGTAAAAGCACCGTACCCCGATAGCCTGCAGAACATGTTTCATACGGGTGATTTTACTGAGCGGCCCGAGCATCGTAAGCCAGATGCATATGCTGAACTGATGCTCACCGGACAATACCTGCTATTGGCCAAAAAGGTATGGGCCGGGGCTTATTCAAAGAACCTGGAAACCATTGGCTGGAATGTTCCGCGAAAGAAGCTTTCTTACTATGAGCTCCTGGAGAAAAGCATGGATGCAAAAAACGTGCACGATATTGAAAATGAAATCCTCAATCCTGAATACCTGGCTTTGCGGGCAGCACTTAAGAAATACCAGGAACTGGAAAAACAAGCACCAGGTTCGGTTTCCATCGGTAAGCTGAGGAAATCGCTCCGGCCAGGGGATACTTCTTCAGTGTTACCCAAAGTACGGCAAAGGCTTAATTTATTTGGTTACCTGGACGAGCCAAATGGTGGTATAGAATATGATGCGGCGCTGGTTCCTGCTGTGAATCGTTATAAGAAATCGGTAGGCCTGAAACAGGATTCCCTGGTCACCAATGAAATGCTCGCCGCGTTGAGTATTCCCGTGAAAAAAAGAATTGAACAGATCCTGGTGAACCTGGAGCGGTTCAGGTGGATGCCCAATCACAGTAAATCAGATGAGTTTATTTTTGTGAATATCCCGGGATACAAGTTGCGGTATTTCGAAAATGGCAAACAGGTATGGGATTGCAATGTGGTGGTGGGAAAGACGATGAACAAAACCGTTATATTTTCCGGCATGATGCAGTATGTCGTGATGAGTCCATACTGGTATGTGCCGCAGAGTATTATCCAGAAAGAAGTTAAACCGGGTATGAAACGCAATCCCAATTACCTGGCATCGCACCATATGGAATGGAATGGCGGTAATGTGCGGCAGACGCCGGGCCCGCACAATTCACTGGGCAGGGTGAAATTTATATTCCCGAATGCCAACAACATTTACCTGCACGATACGCCCTCTAAAAGCCTGTTTGATAAAGATGCGCGGGCCTTCAGTCATGGTTGTGTGCGGGTAAGCAAGCCCCGTGACCTGGCCCTTCGGATCCTGCGCAATGATCCCAACTGGCCGCCGGAAAAAATTGATGCAGCCATGGCTGGAACCACGGAGAAAACGGCAACGCTGAAAAAGAAAATACCGGTTGTTATAGCCTATTTTACAGCCTTTGTTGAAAGCGATGGTGATGTGAATTTCCGGGATGATGTTTACCAGCGGGATGCGCGGTTATTGAAGTTGATCAGTGAATAA
- a CDS encoding ATP-binding protein produces the protein MLPVSIDDLKKIVALCDLPDDHLHWILDHSDYFEFEDGDMIAKYGAPADVMWIAVEGKVNFYMNINGRLVYYFTFENNQVSGGVGGLLPYSRMVNYPGNSYASGHVKLLRIHKKYFPELELLNPAFTQKLIGYMTERAKAFATTQLQHEKVNALGNLAAGIAHELNNPAAAIKGISNELTQRLDRNFELTKKLLAVTISPGHIETIHAMVVDKTNHPSAGPKLSTLHRMEIEDEIEDWLEKNGVPLREAAETFSEFGWTVNELESIRKDLGPDAFIPVIPWLENLISSQKIILDLAEASNRISHLVGAIKSHVHMDRTNDLQPTNVHQDIENTITLLAFKLREKNIEVKKLFCPDLPLVPAFVGELNQVWTNLIDNAIFALEKNGELTIRTFCDPKTITVCIEDNGIGIPKEIRSRIFDPFFTTKKVGEGSGIGLDIVSRIVKRHNGEIKLDSEPGKTVFSVTLPLVQHEESK, from the coding sequence ATGTTACCTGTCTCCATAGATGACCTGAAAAAAATTGTTGCATTATGCGACCTGCCAGACGATCATCTCCATTGGATACTCGATCACTCGGATTACTTTGAATTTGAAGACGGCGACATGATTGCTAAATATGGTGCGCCTGCTGATGTGATGTGGATAGCCGTGGAAGGCAAAGTGAATTTTTACATGAATATCAATGGCCGCCTGGTCTATTATTTCACCTTCGAAAATAACCAGGTCTCTGGCGGCGTTGGCGGATTATTGCCTTATTCAAGAATGGTGAACTACCCCGGTAATTCCTATGCATCCGGACATGTAAAACTGCTTCGCATCCATAAAAAATATTTTCCGGAACTCGAATTACTTAACCCGGCATTTACCCAGAAACTGATCGGCTATATGACCGAAAGGGCGAAAGCCTTTGCAACCACCCAGCTGCAACATGAGAAAGTAAATGCGCTCGGCAACCTTGCCGCAGGTATTGCCCACGAACTGAATAATCCGGCTGCCGCCATCAAAGGCATCTCCAATGAACTCACCCAAAGGCTGGACCGGAATTTTGAACTCACTAAAAAATTACTGGCCGTTACTATCAGCCCTGGACATATTGAGACCATCCATGCCATGGTGGTGGACAAAACGAACCATCCTTCCGCAGGACCAAAGCTGTCCACCTTGCACCGCATGGAAATTGAAGATGAGATCGAAGACTGGCTGGAAAAGAATGGAGTCCCCCTTAGGGAAGCTGCTGAAACTTTTTCTGAATTCGGGTGGACTGTAAACGAACTCGAATCCATCCGCAAAGATCTCGGACCCGATGCTTTTATACCGGTGATCCCCTGGCTTGAAAACCTCATCAGTTCGCAAAAGATCATCCTGGACCTGGCCGAAGCGTCGAACCGTATCTCCCACCTGGTAGGCGCTATAAAAAGTCATGTGCACATGGATCGTACCAATGACCTGCAGCCGACCAATGTTCACCAGGATATAGAAAACACCATTACCCTGCTGGCCTTCAAACTGCGGGAAAAAAATATTGAGGTGAAGAAATTATTTTGCCCGGATTTGCCGCTGGTGCCGGCCTTTGTCGGGGAACTGAACCAGGTATGGACCAACCTGATCGACAACGCCATCTTCGCCCTTGAAAAAAACGGGGAATTGACGATCCGGACTTTCTGTGATCCTAAAACCATAACGGTATGCATCGAGGATAATGGCATCGGTATCCCAAAGGAAATCAGGTCCCGGATTTTTGATCCCTTCTTTACCACTAAAAAAGTGGGTGAGGGTTCCGGCATTGGATTGGATATCGTCAGCAGGATCGTCAAACGGCACAACGGTGAAATTAAACTCGATTCCGAACCGGGTAAGACAGTGTTTTCTGTTACCTTACCATTGGTACAACACGAAGAGTCCAAATAA